The Mauremys mutica isolate MM-2020 ecotype Southern chromosome 1, ASM2049712v1, whole genome shotgun sequence genome has a segment encoding these proteins:
- the LOC123362092 gene encoding olfactory receptor 51G2-like — protein MSTVNDTKFSSAVFLLTGIHGQEDVYLWIAIPFFLMYIISIVGNSVILIIIKIDPSLHEPMYIFLSMLAVTDLGLSIVTMPTTLGIFLFNSREISLNACFAQLFFIHSLTFIESAVLLLMAFDRFVAISNPLRYASILTLPRIAKMGLVCVLRGVAVVFPLPFLLKRFQYCQANVLFHSYCLHQEVMKMACSDIRVNSIYGLLVTISTVVMDSILILLSYVMILKTVLSIASHAECVRALSTCVSHLWAVLLFYIPMIGLSIVQRFGNSASPLVQIVLGYVYLLVPPLMNPIVYSVKCKHLRSRIIRTFKK, from the coding sequence ATGTCAACTGTCAATGACACTAAATTCAGCTCTGCAGTGTTCCTGCTCACTGGGATACATGGACAGGAAGATGTCTATCTCTGGATCGCTATCCCCTTCTTTTTAATGTACATTATTTCgatagtaggaaattcagtcattctgaTCATTATAAAAATAGatccaagcctccatgagcccatgtacattttcctttccatgttggccgTCACAGACCTTGGCTTATCGATAGTCACCATGCCGACGACACTGGGGATATTCTTGTTCAATTCTAGGGAGATCAGCCTCAACGCCTGTTttgcccagctgttcttcatccactcaCTTACATTCATTGAATCCGCAGTGCTCttgttgatggcctttgaccgcttTGTCGCAATCTCTAACCCACTGAGATATGCCTCCATCTTAACCCTGCCAAGAATAGCCAAGATGGGACTGGTGTGTGTGCTAAGAGGGGTTGCTGTAGTGTTCCCACTGCCCTTTCTCTTGAAACGGTTTCAATACTGTCAAGCCAATGTCCTTTTCCATTCCTACTGCCTGCACCAAGAGGTCATGAAAATGGCTTGTTCAGATATCAGAGTCAACAGCATCTATGGCTTGTTAGTCACAATCTCCACAGTGGTGATGGACTCGATACTCATCCTCCTATCTTATGTGATGATTCTgaaaacagtgctgagcattgcCTCCCATGCGGAGTGCGTCAGGGCACTGAGTACCTGTGTCTCTCACCTCTGGGCTGTCCTCCTCTTCTACATACCAATGATTGGATTGTCTATAGTACAGAGATTTGGGAATAGCGCTTCTCCCTTGGTTCAGATTGTCCTGGGCTACGTCTATCTGCTGGTTCCTCCTCTGATGAACCCAATTGTGTACAGCGTGAAATGCAAACACCTTCGTTCGAGGATAATCAGGACATTCAAAAAGTGA
- the LOC123376175 gene encoding olfactory receptor 51G2-like: MSSVNDTKFNPVVFLLTGILGQEDFHLWISVPFCLMYVISIVGNSVILFIIKTDPSLHEPMHILLFMLAVTDLCLSIATIPTMLGIFLFNSRKISLNACFAQLFFIQSLQCIESSVLLLMAFDRFIEICNPLRYASILTLPRIAKMGLVFVLRAVAVTFPLPFLLKRFQYCKSNVLSHSYCLHQEVMKMACSDIKVNDIYGLSVTLITMGLDSLLISLSYVMIFKTVLSVASHTEFLRALNTCVSHLCAILLFYIPVIGLAVTHRFGNSSSHLLQVVLGYIYQLVPPLINPVVYSVKSKHFRARIIRAFIK, translated from the coding sequence ATGTCATctgtcaatgacaccaaattcaACCCTGTAGTGTTCCTTCTCACCGGGATACTTGGTCAGGAAGACTTCCATCTCTGGATCTCTGTCCCCTTCTGCTTAATGTATGTCATTTCGATAGTAGGAAATTCAGTtattctgttcattataaaaacagatccaagcctccatgagccTATGCATATTCTCCTTTTCATGTTGGCTGTCACAGATCTTTGCTTATCAATAGCCACCATACCAACAATGCTGGGCATATTCTTGTTTAACTCTAGGAAGATCAGCCTCAATGCCTGTTTTGCCCAGTTGTTCTTCATCCAGTCGCTTCAATGCATTGAATCCTCTGTGCTGttgttgatggcctttgaccgcttcatcgagatctgtaacccactgaGATATGCTTCCATCTTAACCCTGCCAAGGATAGCCAAGATGGGACTGGTGTTTGTGCTAAGAGCAGTGGCAGTAACATTTCCCCTCCCTTTTCTCCTGAAACGGTTCCAATACTGTAAAtccaatgtcctctcccattcctactgcctgcaTCAGGAAGTCATGAAGATGGCTTGTTCGGACATCAAAGTGAACGACATCTATGGCTTATCTGTTACACTAATAACTATGGGGTTGGACTCGCTGCTCATCTCGCTCTCTTATGTGATGATCTTCAAAACGGTGCTGAGTGTCGCATCCCACACGGAGTTCCTCAGGGCCCTAAacacctgcgtctcccacctctgcgccATCTTGCTCTTCTATATACCAGTGATCGGTCTGGCTGTGACACACAGATTTGGAAATAGCTCTTCTCACTTGCTTCAGGTTGTCCTGGGCTATATCTACCAGCTGGTTCCGCCCCTGATAAATCCAGTTGTGTACAGTGTGAAAAGTAAACACTTTCGTGCAAGGATAATCAGAGCATTTATCAAGTAA
- the LOC123374314 gene encoding olfactory receptor 51G2-like codes for MSAVNDTKFTPAVFLLTGIPGQEDVHLWISVPFCLMYVISIVGNSVILFIVKTDPSLHEPMYIFLSMLAISDLGLSISTMPTMLGIFLFNFREISFDACFAQLFFIHTLQCIESSVLLLMAFDRFIAIRDPLRYASILTLPRIAKMGLVCVLRGVAVILPLTILLKQFRYCRANVLSHSYCLHQEVMKMACSDIRVNNIFGLFTKLVTMGLDLLLIFLSYVMILKTVLSIASHDQCLRALNTCVSHLCAILLFYTPDISLVVMYRFWNSSSHLLQIVLSYISLLIPPLMNPVVYSVKSKHLRARIIRVFVK; via the coding sequence atgtcagctgtcaatgacaccaaattcaCACCTGCTGTGTTCCTTCTCaccgggatacctgggcaggaagacGTACATCTCTGGATCTCTGTCCCCTTCTGCTTAATGTATGTTATTTCCatagtaggaaattcagtcattctgttcattgtaaaaacagatccaagcctccatgagcccatgtacattttcctttccatgttggcaaTCTCAGACCTTGGCTTATCGATATCCACCATGCCAACAATGCTGGGCATATTCTTGTTTAACTTTAGGGAGATCAGCTTCGATGCTTGTTttgcccagctgttcttcatccacacGCTTCAGTGCATTGAATCCTCTGTGCTCttgttgatggcctttgaccgcttcATCGCGATCCGTGACCCGCTGAGATATGCTTCCATCTTAACCCTGCCAAGAATAGCCAAGATGGGACTGGTGTGTGTGCTAAGAGGGGTGGCTGTAATACTCCCACTCACCATTCTCCTGAAACAGTTCCGATACTGTCgagccaatgtcctctcccattcctactgcctgcaccaggaGGTCATGAAGATGGCTTGTTCGGACATCAGAGTCAACAATATTTTTGGCTTGTTTACCAAACTTGTAACAATGGGGTTGGACTTGctgctcatcttcctctcttatgtgatgatcctcaaaacagtgctgagcatcgCGTCCCATGATCAATGCCTCAGGGCCTTGAACACCTGtgtctcccacctctgcgccATCCTGCTGTTCTACACGCCAGACATCAGCTTGGTCGTGATGTACAGATTCTGGAATAGCTCTTCTCACTTGCTTCAGATTGTTCTGAGCTATATCTCCCTGCTGATCCCGCCCCTGATGAACCCAGTTGTGTACAgcgtgaaaagcaaacaccttcgtgcGAGGATAATCAGGGTGTTTGTCAAGTGA